One region of Peromyscus eremicus chromosome 4, PerEre_H2_v1, whole genome shotgun sequence genomic DNA includes:
- the LOC131907770 gene encoding olfactory receptor 8H1-like: MNTWNYTNKPDFILVGLTDSKEIQLVLSVLFLLIYLVTVLGNIGMMLIIRLDAQLHTPMYFFLTHLSLLDLSYSTVITPKTLESLMTSNKSISFIGCFTQIYFFVLFAATECFLLSSMAYDRYVAICNPLHYSFVMSSRFCSALLVGSYVLGAVDSTAVMICMGTLDFCKSNVINDFFCDAPPLIAMSCSNTRDIEITIYVFAGSTLLLSLITISVSYVSILSTILKINSTTGKQKAFSTCVSHILAVTIFYGTLIFTHLKSNRSSSLGKDQVASVFYTIVIPMLNPFIYSLRNKEVKCAVSRVIKKRERTLDT; this comes from the coding sequence ATGAACACCTGGAATTACACAAATAAGCCTGATTTCATCCTCGTGGGGCTGACAGATTCCAAGGAGATCCAGCTGGTCCTCTCTGTGCTGTTTCTCCTGATATACTTGGTCACTGTGCTGGGGAACATAGGCATGATGCTGATCATTCGTCTGGATGCCCAGCTTCACACTCCGATGTATTTCTTCCTCACCCACCTGTCATTACTTGATCTCAGTTACTCAACTGTCATCACACCTAAAACCTTAGAGAGCCTGATGACTTCAAACAAGAGCATTTCCTTCATAGGCTGCTTCACTCAAATTTACTTTTTTGTCCTTTTTGCCGCTACTGAGtgttttctcctgtcttcaatgGCCTATGATCGGTACGTAGCTATCTGCAACCCTCTACACTATTCATTTGTTATGTCCAGCAGATTCTGCAGTGCCCTTCTTGTTGGCTCATATGTGCTTGGAGCTGTGGATTCTACTGCTGTTATGATATGCATGGGAACACTGGATTTCTGCAAGTCTAATGTCATCAATGACTTTTTTTGTGATGCACCCCCACTTATAGCCATGTCTTGCAGCAACACACGTGATATTGAAATCACTATATATGTTTTTGCTGGATCTACCCTACTATTGTCCCTTATTACAATATCTGTGTCTTATGTGTCCATTCTTTCTACTATTTTGAAGATCAATTCAACTACAGGAAAACAAAAGGCCTTCTCAACTTGTGTCTCTCATATCCTAGCAGTTACCATATTTTATGGAACCTTAATCTTTACTCATTTAAAATCAAATAGGTCCTCCTCCTTGGGAAAGGATCAGGTGGCATCTGTTTTCTATACTATTGTGATCCCCATGCTGAACCCATTCATTTacagtctcagaaacaaagaagtGAAATGTGCTGTCAGTAGAGTcataaagaagagagagagaactctggacACATAA